One window from the genome of Candidatus Liberimonas magnetica encodes:
- a CDS encoding DNA translocase FtsK — protein MYFKVKAKSKPKFGYESELKGLAFILTAFLLSYCLVIPQQSGALGQAAARILFLFFGKAAFVIPLIMLWWGYSFLRASLDIQWRINFVLSLIFLGVLSSLLSLLGQRFYAVNSGGFLGLKMAPFFYRIFGPNFALVITTVILVYLGSLIFRVSLRDVFVTACNKLVEDYKLWQKERAQWKKALPPKIKTREEAQKPQAAKPEPEAKPKIIEPQKPVITKTEEKRAEKKPADAETAKKSKANTEEKQPAYNKYQLPLFSLLSSSGDIVVKHDQSEHLANAELLTKTLEQFNISAKVKEIIPGPVVTRYDIELAPGIKIQAVTALSDNISLSMKVPAVRIIAVPEKSAVGIEVPNSETRIVNLKGIFESQEFANSKSLLTLALGRTTDGASYVTDLVPMPHLLIAGATGSGKSVGIHSIIASILYKARPDEVKFLLIDPKRLELPMYHGIPHIYDPSVAPEQADIITQPKEAALSLKKLVKVMEKRYEKFAKETVRNIEGYNEKMQETGGEKEFYIVVVIDELADLMLIATKEVEDSIQRLAQMARAVGIHLILATQRPSVDVITGVIKANFPARIAFQTTSKVDSRVILDTIGAEDLFGKGDMLFVPPGESKQIRLQGGFISQKEIEKVVKFIKDQNLPAHYEDIFEKSGASEVLDEEEEKHSEDLSRALQLVRERKRVSQDLLKAHFGSSARATNILSLLETKGFIHKPEGTNRWQIHFDKIDEYLNLTGN, from the coding sequence ATGTATTTTAAAGTTAAAGCAAAATCAAAACCTAAGTTCGGGTACGAAAGCGAGTTAAAAGGATTGGCCTTTATTCTGACCGCCTTTTTGCTTTCCTATTGCCTGGTCATACCGCAGCAATCAGGCGCTCTCGGCCAGGCAGCGGCCAGGATATTGTTTTTATTTTTCGGAAAAGCTGCCTTCGTAATACCTTTGATAATGCTCTGGTGGGGCTATTCTTTCTTAAGGGCTTCGCTTGATATTCAATGGCGTATAAACTTTGTTTTAAGCCTTATTTTCTTAGGGGTCTTAAGCAGCCTGCTTTCTTTATTGGGACAGAGGTTTTATGCCGTCAATTCCGGCGGATTTCTGGGCCTTAAAATGGCACCGTTTTTCTACAGGATATTCGGCCCGAATTTTGCGCTTGTTATAACAACAGTTATCCTGGTTTATCTCGGAAGTCTTATCTTCAGGGTCTCATTGAGGGATGTTTTTGTTACAGCCTGCAATAAACTGGTAGAAGATTATAAACTCTGGCAGAAAGAAAGAGCCCAGTGGAAAAAGGCTTTGCCGCCAAAAATAAAAACAAGAGAAGAAGCACAAAAACCTCAAGCCGCTAAACCTGAGCCCGAAGCAAAGCCCAAAATAATAGAGCCTCAAAAGCCCGTTATTACAAAGACAGAAGAAAAAAGAGCAGAAAAAAAACCTGCTGATGCAGAAACTGCCAAGAAATCCAAAGCAAATACAGAAGAAAAACAGCCAGCATACAATAAATACCAGCTGCCTCTTTTCAGCCTTCTTTCATCTTCAGGCGATATAGTTGTAAAGCATGACCAAAGTGAGCATCTGGCAAATGCTGAACTTCTTACTAAAACACTTGAACAATTCAATATTTCTGCAAAGGTCAAAGAGATAATCCCGGGCCCGGTAGTCACGAGATATGATATAGAACTTGCTCCGGGCATAAAAATACAGGCTGTAACTGCTTTAAGCGACAATATTTCTTTATCAATGAAAGTCCCTGCAGTACGGATAATAGCAGTACCGGAAAAATCGGCCGTGGGAATTGAAGTCCCTAACAGCGAAACCAGGATAGTCAACCTTAAAGGAATTTTTGAAAGCCAGGAATTTGCAAATTCAAAATCTCTTCTTACTCTTGCCCTCGGAAGGACAACCGACGGGGCCTCCTATGTTACGGACCTTGTTCCCATGCCTCATCTGCTCATAGCAGGCGCTACGGGTTCGGGAAAAAGCGTGGGCATACACAGCATTATAGCTTCCATACTTTATAAGGCAAGGCCTGATGAAGTGAAATTCCTTCTTATTGATCCGAAACGCCTGGAACTGCCTATGTACCATGGAATACCTCATATCTATGACCCCAGCGTTGCACCCGAGCAGGCCGATATAATAACCCAGCCCAAGGAAGCTGCCTTGTCCTTGAAAAAACTTGTCAAAGTGATGGAAAAAAGGTATGAGAAATTTGCAAAAGAAACCGTAAGGAATATCGAAGGTTATAATGAGAAAATGCAGGAAACAGGCGGCGAGAAGGAGTTCTATATAGTGGTGGTGATAGATGAGCTTGCCGACCTTATGCTGATCGCTACAAAAGAAGTCGAAGATTCCATACAACGGCTTGCCCAGATGGCAAGGGCCGTAGGTATCCATTTGATACTTGCCACGCAGAGGCCGTCGGTGGATGTTATTACGGGTGTTATTAAAGCTAATTTCCCTGCCAGGATAGCTTTCCAGACGACTTCAAAAGTGGATTCACGCGTTATCCTTGACACCATAGGCGCAGAGGACCTGTTCGGAAAAGGCGATATGCTTTTTGTCCCTCCCGGAGAATCAAAGCAGATACGTTTACAGGGCGGTTTTATATCACAGAAAGAGATAGAAAAGGTGGTCAAGTTCATAAAAGACCAGAACCTGCCTGCCCATTACGAGGACATCTTTGAAAAATCAGGTGCCTCGGAGGTTCTGGATGAAGAGGAAGAAAAGCATTCCGAAGACCTTTCCAGAGCCTTACAGCTTGTAAGGGAACGCAAACGCGTTTCCCAGGACCTTTTAAAAGCCCATTTCGGTTCGTCAGCCCGTGCAACGAATATATTAAGTCTGCTTGAAACCAAGGGTTTTATACATAAACCCGAAGGCACGAACCGCTGGCAGATCCATTTCGATAAGATAGACGAATACTTGAACCTCACTGGAAATTAA
- a CDS encoding outer membrane lipoprotein carrier protein LolA — protein MKKLFVELSLVCIVSVNCSVSLTAYETKLDEILSNLEKNDEAVENIKFNYTQDITYTLTNEIQHTYGQMIFSKPNNFYFKQDKPLDQEIVSNGKKVWIYTPSYKQVIVDDVQRWLKSGILPNSTISLNLNWKELKSKYSFEYLGEENGAYLLLFTPLAVQAEAKDGSLNSWKMKLWFDTKEYSPLRVDLLGENISVITKISGYARDQKIDKKIFVFKAPKGVDIMRMSK, from the coding sequence ATGAAAAAACTTTTTGTAGAATTATCGCTTGTTTGTATAGTTTCTGTTAATTGTTCTGTAAGCTTGACGGCTTATGAAACAAAATTGGACGAGATACTCAGTAACCTCGAAAAAAACGACGAGGCCGTAGAAAATATAAAATTCAATTATACCCAGGATATAACATATACGCTTACCAATGAGATACAACATACTTATGGACAGATGATATTTAGTAAACCGAATAATTTTTATTTCAAACAGGATAAACCCCTCGATCAGGAGATCGTTTCGAACGGAAAAAAGGTCTGGATCTATACACCATCCTACAAGCAGGTGATAGTTGATGATGTACAGAGATGGCTTAAGAGCGGTATCCTGCCTAATTCTACTATAAGCCTTAATTTAAACTGGAAGGAGTTAAAAAGTAAATATTCTTTTGAATACCTGGGAGAAGAAAACGGGGCATACCTGCTCCTTTTTACTCCGCTTGCAGTTCAAGCTGAGGCCAAAGACGGTTCTTTAAATAGCTGGAAAATGAAGCTGTGGTTCGACACAAAAGAATACAGCCCGTTGAGGGTTGACCTGCTCGGGGAAAATATTTCCGTGATAACAAAAATAAGCGGCTATGCCAGGGACCAGAAAATAGATAAGAAAATATTTGTTTTTAAAGCCCCTAAAGGTGTGGATATTATGAGGATGAGTAAATAA
- a CDS encoding DUF4115 domain-containing protein: MEIKTALNNTTMKIGKSLKDRRAAKNISIEAINQETRIPKIYIKAIEEGDMSKFSADVYYTGSLRKYASYLGLNANELVDQYLNEKSAAKNELKAKTEKKEKASLKRILVAALAVLFLWAAAFISILSLNKINENKSVNKSKISAVKENELLKPKHLKKNELDLEVKAISSTWIRVKSDGNLVFENVLPAGEKRNWIAKENLVLRIGYVPGVEVSLNGKRVDTMIGAKEYINEIQFTKESLKKEKQSKDVESPVKKNRSKTGIPPQGRSGMDGNVNNGGIPHLLQPSQDKGRTTEGKRFSKESLDQPEGARDLDLNKGPREIQNAR, encoded by the coding sequence ATGGAAATAAAAACAGCGCTGAATAATACCACGATGAAAATAGGAAAGTCCCTGAAAGATAGAAGGGCAGCCAAGAATATATCTATAGAGGCCATAAACCAGGAGACCCGCATACCGAAGATTTATATAAAGGCTATAGAAGAAGGGGACATGTCCAAGTTCTCTGCCGATGTATATTACACCGGTTCTTTACGGAAGTATGCGTCTTATCTGGGTCTGAATGCGAATGAGCTTGTAGACCAGTATTTGAATGAAAAAAGTGCGGCAAAGAACGAGTTAAAGGCAAAAACAGAAAAAAAAGAAAAAGCCAGTCTTAAAAGGATACTGGTTGCAGCCTTAGCGGTGCTTTTCCTGTGGGCTGCAGCTTTTATATCTATCTTAAGCCTGAATAAAATAAACGAAAATAAATCCGTTAATAAAAGTAAAATAAGCGCAGTCAAAGAAAATGAGCTGCTTAAGCCGAAACACCTTAAAAAAAATGAACTTGATCTTGAGGTAAAAGCCATTTCCTCCACCTGGATAAGAGTAAAAAGTGACGGCAATTTGGTATTCGAGAACGTACTTCCTGCCGGTGAAAAAAGGAACTGGATAGCAAAAGAAAACCTCGTTCTGAGAATAGGTTATGTCCCTGGTGTTGAAGTGAGCCTTAACGGTAAACGCGTGGACACTATGATAGGTGCAAAAGAATATATAAACGAGATCCAGTTCACAAAAGAATCCTTAAAAAAAGAAAAGCAGTCAAAGGATGTGGAGAGCCCTGTGAAAAAAAACCGGTCAAAAACGGGGATACCGCCCCAGGGTAGGTCCGGCATGGACGGGAATGTCAATAACGGCGGTATACCGCACCTCCTTCAGCCGTCCCAGGATAAAGGGAGGACTACGGAGGGCAAACGATTTTCAAAGGAATCCTTGGACCAGCCGGAGGGGGCCCGCGACCTTGACTTGAACAAAGGACCCAGGGAAATTCAAAATGCAAGATGA
- the rimO gene encoding 30S ribosomal protein S12 methylthiotransferase RimO, with amino-acid sequence MQDEKSPGDKQGASYRPAAQKAQSKAGINVNDDGMSRSQSPARAGSLKAGEGFHRDKNKVCLVALGCPKNMVEVESLAGLVKDNGWDLTTDLDNSKAAIVHTCSFIKDARDESAGAIKALSEIKKKGKLEKLIVSGCMVQGEGKRLIKEFPDVDGFIGTGNLKGILKLLSGEKKFILGTPGGLLDSYAPRLLSSNLPTAYLRLAEGCNHRCSFCSIPYLRGKYKSRNISSIIKEAEDLSFNGIKELILVAQDTTYYGHDIYGKNSLPELLRKLTAIKGISWIRIMYTYPDSIDERLLDIVKSQDKVCKYLDMPLQHISENVLKRMRRHQNVRETVKSIKNRIPDLALRTALIVGFPGESEKDFKEMHDFVAQGWFDQLGVFEYSDDKNIVSHKLTGQVSQEIRHGRRKQLMLKQKEIVLNKNRAMKGKVFKVLVETADKNNICSGRAYFQAPEIDNKIFFKGSAAIGSFRDVKITGYKGYDLYGEIASA; translated from the coding sequence ATGCAAGATGAAAAATCTCCCGGTGACAAACAGGGTGCCTCTTATCGCCCCGCTGCACAAAAAGCCCAATCCAAGGCGGGAATAAATGTAAATGATGACGGGATGTCACGTTCTCAAAGTCCCGCTAGGGCGGGATCTCTCAAGGCGGGAGAGGGGTTCCACAGGGATAAAAATAAAGTTTGTCTTGTAGCGCTGGGATGCCCCAAAAATATGGTTGAAGTTGAAAGCCTGGCTGGCCTGGTAAAGGATAACGGCTGGGATTTAACGACGGACCTGGATAACTCCAAAGCTGCCATAGTACATACGTGTTCGTTCATAAAAGATGCAAGGGATGAATCAGCCGGAGCCATTAAAGCACTGTCCGAGATAAAGAAAAAAGGAAAGCTTGAAAAACTTATCGTTTCCGGCTGTATGGTTCAGGGAGAAGGAAAAAGGCTTATAAAAGAATTCCCTGATGTTGACGGGTTTATCGGTACGGGTAATTTAAAAGGTATATTAAAACTGCTTTCAGGAGAAAAAAAATTTATTTTAGGAACACCCGGCGGGCTTTTAGATTCTTATGCGCCCAGGCTGCTATCCTCAAATTTACCTACCGCATATTTAAGGCTGGCAGAAGGCTGTAATCATAGATGCAGTTTTTGTTCGATACCTTATCTAAGAGGAAAGTATAAAAGCAGAAATATAAGTTCCATTATTAAAGAGGCAGAAGACCTTTCCTTTAACGGTATAAAGGAATTGATACTTGTAGCCCAGGATACTACTTATTACGGGCACGACATTTACGGCAAGAACAGCCTGCCGGAGCTTCTAAGGAAATTGACTGCTATAAAAGGTATTTCCTGGATAAGGATTATGTACACTTATCCGGACAGTATAGATGAAAGGCTCTTAGATATAGTAAAGTCACAAGACAAGGTATGCAAGTATTTAGATATGCCTCTTCAGCATATCAGTGAAAACGTTTTAAAGAGGATGCGCAGGCATCAAAACGTAAGAGAAACAGTAAAAAGTATAAAGAATAGGATCCCTGATTTAGCACTGCGGACCGCTCTGATAGTGGGTTTTCCTGGAGAGTCAGAAAAGGATTTTAAGGAGATGCATGATTTTGTAGCTCAAGGGTGGTTCGACCAGCTCGGTGTATTTGAATACTCCGATGACAAGAACATCGTTTCACATAAGTTAACCGGTCAGGTCTCGCAGGAAATAAGGCATGGAAGAAGAAAACAGCTTATGCTCAAGCAGAAGGAGATAGTCTTAAATAAGAACAGGGCAATGAAAGGAAAGGTTTTTAAGGTTTTAGTTGAAACCGCAGATAAAAACAATATTTGTTCAGGCAGGGCATATTTCCAGGCTCCGGAAATAGACAATAAAATATTTTTTAAAGGCAGTGCAGCAATAGGCAGTTTTAGGGATGTTAAAATAACTGGATACAAAGGATATGACCTCTACGGCGAGATAGCGTCTGCTTAA